CGCTCGGCATGCACCGCACCCAGCTGCGGCGCCTGCTGGAGCGCCACGCCATCGTGGCGCCCACGGGCGGCGAGGACGATCAGTAGATGGAGCGCCAGTACATCATCAGGTCGCCCAGCCACTGATCGATGCGGAACGCGATGTTCGGCGTGGTGCCGGTGCAGTCCGAGCCCGTGCACGACTCGGCGATGTTGGTGGCCAGCAGGTAGGGGCCGTTGGAGCCCGGGCTCCACGAGTAGAGCGGCCCGCCGCTGTGCCCGCCGGACATGTCACAGCCGTGGTAGAAGTTCCGGTTCCACCCGTTCACCGAGTTGAAGAACGAGCCCGTGGTGCAGGCGAAGCTCTGCCCCCACATGGAGTTGTTCACGCAGCCCGCCGGAGCCCCGCCGGAGCCGCAGCCCGGGTAGCCGTAGTGGTACTTCGTGTACGAGCTCACCCCGCTGTCCGAGGAGTTGTAATAGACGCCCATGTAGCCGGGCGCCACGCCGGTCGAGCTGCGCGGCGTGGTGCCGAGCACCAGCACCGCCCAGTCATACTTCTCGCAGACCTGGCGGTAGCCCGTCACCTTCCACTTGTGGCACTCGTTGTCCACGAAGCCCTGGTCCCAGTACTTCCACGTGTGGTCGACGGCGGCGTAGGGCTGCGTGGTGCCGTCCTGGCCCGCGCGGAACTGCGCGCCGCCCACCCAGTTGCCGTAGCCGTCCCACAGGCAGTGGAACGCGGTCAGCACCAGCCGATCCTCGAACAGGGTGCCCGTGCACCAGCTCGAGCCATTGGGAGACACCACGCCGATGGTGTCCCGAGGCCAGTCCGAGGCCGTGTTGACCGACCGCGCCCGGCTGTCGATGCCGTTGGACCACCCGCTCTCGCTGCGCGGCGCCTCCGAGGGAAAGCTGCTGCCGGTGAGGTTGCGCTGCCGCAGCTCGAATCCCACCCGCGCCAGGTCCGCCTCCGGCACGACCACCTCGTAGATCGTCCCGTCCGGGCCCATCGTGCGGATCTGCCCGCCCGGTTTCTCCAGCCCGAGCTGGGGCTCGATCTTCCGGATGGCCGGCAGCTCCCCCGGCTGGAGCTGGGCGAAGCGGGTCACCTTCTCCACCGGGCGGAGGCGGGGCGCGCTCAGGCCCAGCTGGTGGCCGATCCAGTCGGCGGGCACCTCGAGCGTCTGCTCCTGGGTGGAGGTGACGGGCTCGCTCGTGCTGGAGTCGAGCTCCTCGGTGCCGCACGCGCCGAGGGCGAGCGAAGCGATGCATGCCACGCCGAAACGCTTGATCGTCATGAACTTCATGGGGCTCTCCTGCTCGCAGCGGAGGATCGCCTCGGTGCTCCGGGCAAAGTCCCTCGCTGCCGTCGTCCTCGGGTTCATTCCCGAGACACGCCGGACATGAGCAAGCGCCAGGCCAGCCGCTCTCCGCCGGGATTTCGTGGGGATGCGCGGCCGGGCGAGGGGAGGTGGCACAGCCGGGGAGGGCGGGTGGCACAGCGCCACCTGTGCCACCTGTGCCACCCGTACCACCGCGGCACCGTGCCGCATCCATGGAGGTCGAAGGGGCAGGGCCTGTGAGCCGCTGTTGATGGCAACCGTGGCACGAATCTGGCTCAAATCCAGGCGACCTCTCGGTTTCCAGGAGACATCACGGTGACGACAATCACGAAGCTCGTGGCGGTGGTCTTGATGGCCAGCGGCGTGAGCGGCTGCCATTGGCTGTTCCCCAAGAAGGACCCGGCCACCACCTCGAGCGTGCTGCCCATCAATGACTGCGGCATCAGCAACTGCGGCCTCAGCATGGCCACGGCGAATCTGGATGCGACGGAGTGCCCCACGGGGCAGTGCGATCCGGATGGCAACGGCCTGGGCATCTATGTGGTGGAGGGCGGCAACTACTGCTTCAAGGATGAGGGGAGCGGGCGGCTGGGCTTCTGTCCGGAGGCCTTCGTCAATACCCCGAACGGGCCGGTGCTCAAGGGGCGGAGCGCCGCGAGCGGGAACATGCGGTTCGAGCAGTACACCCTCGGCGCCACGGTCGACGGCCAGAGCGCGAAGGTGCTCAGCATCAACGGGGCGGGCAGCGCGCTCTCCATCACGTACAGCCTCCAGGGTTCCCAGCGCACCGCGATGGGGGCCGACCTGAGCCGGGTGACGCTCCAGCTCATCGCCGGCACGGCGGGGACTCGCTACGAGCTGAGCGTGAAGCCCGAGGGCGTATCACCCGAGTCCATCCACGGCTACAAGGTCCAATACCGCTCGGTCTTCGCGGGCAAGCCCGGCATCTGGGCGCAGCACTGCCTGCGGCAGGACCAGAGCCCGGACGTCGTCTCCTTCCTCCCGGGCCGGACTATCAATGGCATGAACGCGGCCGTCACCACCGACGGCCTGGTGACGACGATGGGGTGCGGCTCCGGCGCCATCGTCACGTGCCTCAACTGGGGCTACAAGCCGTGGGAGCCCCAGACGGCCCAGTCCGACGAGAGGCGCAGCTATGTCTACGGCGCCTGTCTCCAGGCCAAGCGCGCGGCGTACTTCGTCCGCTTCAACGATCTCAAGAGCTACACCGCCACCGGCACCCCGATCCTCAAGCGGGACCAGTACGGGTTTGGCCACTCCCAGGATCCGATCGACGAGCGGAACATCGAGGCGCTCTGGAGCCCTGGCGGCGCGCTGTGCCTCACCGAGGAGCACCGGCGGCACAAGCAGGACATCCCCATCGGCAACTACCACGGCCTGAAGCCCTGCGGCTCGCCGCTGGAGTGGACGCCCGACGCCAAGCTCGCCACCGCCCAGCCGCAGCCCTGAGCGCCCGCGGGAGTCATCCCGGAGGCGAGCCCATCGCCTCCGCCTCCCGCGCGGTGTCCTCGTACTGCCACCGCAGCAGGGGATTGAGCTCGAAGGCCCTCGCGAGCGCGGCCTTGCTCTCACGGGCGGCGTCGCGGCGGGCCTCGGTCTGGCGCTCCGTCCGCGCCCGCTCCAGCAGCAGGGCTCCGCGAAGGGCGTGGGCGTGGGCCAGGTTCGGGTCGAGCTGGAGCGCCAGCTGGGTCTGCCCCAGGCCCTCGGTGACGGCGTTCACGGCCTCTCGCGGCGGCAGCGCCCGAGCCAGCTTCCACCAGGCCCGGGCCAGCTCCAGGTGGGACTCGTAATAGGGGTACATCTTCACGGCCTGCTGCGCCTCGGCGAGCGCCTGCCGGAGGTGCGGCAGGACGGGGCGCCCCTGCCGCTTCGCCTGGTCCGCCTCCGTCAGGCTCAGCCGCGCATGGAGGATCCGGCAGTCGGCGCAGCGCGGATCGTTGCGGAGGGACTCCGCCAGCGCCTGCCGCCCCGCCTCGAGCGCGGTGGCCGGGTCACGCTCCTCCTTCAGCGCATGGAGCGCCAGCAGCAGGTGGCCCAGGGCCCGGTAGAAGGACGTCCGCCCGGCCTTGGCGTTGATGCTCAGGGACTGGTCGAGGTGCTGGAAGGCCCGCGCGATCGCCGGGCGCGGATCTGCCTGGGTGTCCACGAGGTACCGGGCGCGCGTCAGCTCCGCGCTGGCCACGTGGTTGAGCGCCGAGTAGAGGTTCTTGTCGATGGCGAAGGCCTGCTGGCCGGCCTCGAGCGCCTTCTGGACCTCCGCCTCGGGATCGAGCCCACGCGAGAGGCGGTACGACGCCATCGCGTTGTACAGGTCCACCAGGTTCGAGTGGGCGAAGAGGTACTTCGGGTCGCTGGCCGCCGCGCGGCGGAAGTGGCGCTCCGCCTCCGCGTAGGCCTGGGTGGGATCCTGGCCGTGCTCCCGCTGGTAGTTTCCCCTCCAGCGTTGGACGAGCCCCAGATCGTTCAGCCCCCAGAGATAGTCGGGCTCGAGCTCCAGCGCCCGGGTGAGCATGGCGGTGGCCTCGTCCCAGGAGCGGCTCGGATCCTGGCGCTCCCATGCCTCCTGGAGCCCGCGCATGAACCAGGCGTAGCCCAGCGTGTCGTAGGCGTGGGCGTTGCGCGCATCCAGCTCCACGGCGCGCGAGGCGGTGGCGAGCCACTGGGAGAGGATGGGCTTGGGCTCCTGCCCGCCTCGCTCGAAGTTCATCACCCGGTACCAGTGCATCAGCACATAGGCCTTCTGGGTGTGGCTGGAGGAGCGCAGCGCCGCCGCCTGGATGCCCTTGTCCGCCGCCTCCAGGGCGCGCTCGACCGACTCCTTGCGTGAGCGGCCCTGCCGCTTGTCGATCTCCGCCTGCTGCAGCCATACCTGGGAGAGGGCCTCGTAGTTCCACGCGTCGCTGCGGCCGGACTCCACCGCCTGCGCGTACAGGCGGTCCGCTTCCAGCAGCCGCTCGCGCGCCGCGTCGTACTCGCCACGCTCCAGCCGCTCCATGGCGCGGGCATAGGCCACGTCCCCCGCGAGCTTCCGGGCCTCGTACACCCAGGGCGCCCGGGCGATGGCCTCCGCCGCGGCCTGCTCCGCCACGTCGTACTCCCGGCGGTAGAGGGCGATGAGCCCCTCGAGGTAGCGCGGGGACTCCAGATCGATCCCCCGGCTCCGCTCCAGCGACTGGAGCGCGGGCTCCAGGTACTGCTTCTCGAGCGCGCGCTGCTGCTCGGCCACCCAGGCCGCGTCACCGCCGCGGCGCGTCTCCTCCATGGCCTGGTGGAACAGCTCTCCGAGCACCCGCCCCAGCGCGTAGTGCAGCTCGGGCGAGTCGATCCCCCGCTCGCGCGCGCGAGTCAGCTCCTGGTGCGCGTTCTCGAACTCGTGCATCGCCAGGTAGCCGCGCCCCAGGGCATGGTGGACGAGCCCCTGGCCGTGCGCGTCCAGCTCGTGCTGTCGGGCGGAGATTCCCGCCATGCGCTCGCGGACCAGCTGCTGCTCCTGGCTGGTGTCGTGCAGCGGCAGCGCGTAGGTGGTGCGCAGGAACCACTCGATCTCCTTCACCTGCTGCCCGAGCTGCTCCGCCAGCCGAGCGCGCTCCTCGGACTGCTGCTGGGTGCGCCGGGCCTCCAGCCACGAGCGCACACCGAAGGCGGAGAGGACCAGGATGGTCGCCAGCGACGCCGCTGAGACACCCACCAGCGCGCGGTGCTTCCGCGCTCGCCGCCGCAGCCGGTACATCAGGCTCGGCCGCCGCCCGAGGATGGGCTCGCCGTCGATGAAGCGGGCCAGATCCTCGGCCAGCGCGCGCGCGGACGGATAGCGCTGGCTGGGCTCCTTGTTCAGGCACTTGAGGACGATGATCTCCAGATCGCTCTCGAGCTGTGGCACCCGCGAGCGCAGGGGCGGCGGCTCCTCATGGAGCACCTTGTTCAGGGTGTCCACGAGGGTGGTATCGGTGAAGGGGGCCTCGCCGGCCAGCAGCTCGTAGAGCGTCGCGCCGAGGCTGTAGACATCCGAGCGGCGATCGATGCTCCGCAGCTCACCGCGGGCCTGCTCGGGCGCCATGTACGACGGCGTGCCCATCAGCGCGCCCGTCACGGTGAGGCCGTGGCCATGGCTGACCTCGTACGCCAGGCCGAAGTCCATGATGACGGGGAAGCAGCGCCCGTCCTCGCCGCGCTCGACCAGGATGTTGGAGGGCTTGAGGTCGCGGTGGATGACGCCCAGCCTGTGGGCCTCGTGCATGGCCAGGGCCGCGTCCTTCATCACCTGCAGCTTCTCGGGCAGGGACATGCTCGCGGCGGCCCGGTCGAGCCGCTCGCCGCCCACCACCTGCATGGCGATATAGGCCTTCCCGTTGACCTCACCCGCCTCGTAGACCTTGCAGACGTGGGGGTGATCGATGCGGGCCTGGGCGCGCGCTTCCTGGAGGAAGCGCATGACCAGGTCGGGGTCCGCGCCGCGGATGAACTTCAGCGCGACGGTGCGCCCCAGGAGCCGATCGCGGGCCTTGTACACCTCGCCCATGCCGCCCCGGCCCAGCAGCGAGATGAACTCATAGCGGCTCCACTGGGAGACGGGGAACTGCTCGCCCGGCCCCTCCGTGGGGGCGGGGGCCGACACGCCCTCGGAGGACTGCTCCCCGGCCAGTGTCGGCTGCGCCGCCTCCGTGGACGCGGGGAGCTCCGGAACGAGGGTGGGCTCGAGGACTGGCGCTTTGTCCGCAGGGTCCGGCATGGCGCCACGCTAGTCGGCCTGACCCGCGAGAGGGATTCGACGGCGCCCTCGCCCTCCGGACTCTCGACGCATTGCATCCAGGAAATGCCGCACTACCAGTAAAAACTGTTTAAGCTGACAAGTTTAATAAATCTGATAAAGAGTGATTCCAGGCCGTGCGTCCCGCCCGGCACTTCTCCCGGAGTTTCCATTCGTGAAGCTGAAGACCCTGATGATGAGCCTGGCGTTCGGTGCCCTCCTCTCCGCCTGTGGCGGCCCGCTGCCCGAGGAGGGCGTGAGCTCGGGGGACGAGCTCGGCGTCGCGGAGCAGGGCGTCTGTGAGGGCTGGGAGAACGGCGGGCGTCGGTGTACCTGGAAGTGCAGCGCCGACGGCCGGTGGATCTACGCCACCAGCAACGTGTCCTATGGCGGGTGCACGGCGTACGCGAACGACTTCTGCAAGGGCAACGCGGTCTCCGTCTGCTGGAGCCGCTAGCACCTTCCGGGCGGTCAAGGCCGTGAGGCGCCGCCCGCCATCCCGATTGCTCGACCACACCCTTTGAAAGGCATTCCCATGAAGCTGAAGACCCTGATGATGAGCGTGGCGTTTGGTGCCCTCCTCTCCGCCTGCGGCGGCCCCATCCCCGAGGAGACGGAGATCAGCACGGAGCAGGAGCTCGGCACGACGAGCCAGGCCCTCTGCGAGGGTTGGGAGAACGGCGGCCGTTACTGTACGTTCCGGTGCACCTCCTCGCAGACCACGCACTACTTCGCCGGCTACGGCGACGTGCCCTACGGCAACTGCCGCGAGTACGCCGACAGGTACTGCGGCCGGACTGCGGTCAGCGTCTGCTGGAGCAAGCTCTAGTCAGTCCCCACCGTGGGGGGCGGTGCCGACACGGAGAGGAATGACACCCGTCGCCATTCCAGGACGACCTCGGCTTCGTTTCCCCCCATCAGCAGGGGGCCCGTGCTCAAGACCAGCCGGGTGCCTTCCACGGTGGCCTTCCTTCTCTGCACGGTACCGATCCAGTTCGGGAAGACGCTGCCCTTGATGTGGTGACAGACGGTGTCCGTCTGCTCGTCGGTGTCGTAGGTCCCGAAGTACACGGCGGCCCCGTCCAGCGCTTCTTTCGCCTCCTGCGCCGTGCCCCCCTTCAAGTCCGCGGACTTGAAGGAG
The window above is part of the Hyalangium gracile genome. Proteins encoded here:
- a CDS encoding lipocalin-like domain-containing protein produces the protein MTLKERLVGTWQLIAVEGRLPDGSRNHPYGHDPLGMLIYDRDGNMAVQLMGRDRPSFKSADLKGGTAQEAKEALDGAAVYFGTYDTDEQTDTVCHHIKGSVFPNWIGTVQRRKATVEGTRLVLSTGPLLMGGNEAEVVLEWRRVSFLSVSAPPPTVGTD
- a CDS encoding serine/threonine-protein kinase; translation: MPDPADKAPVLEPTLVPELPASTEAAQPTLAGEQSSEGVSAPAPTEGPGEQFPVSQWSRYEFISLLGRGGMGEVYKARDRLLGRTVALKFIRGADPDLVMRFLQEARAQARIDHPHVCKVYEAGEVNGKAYIAMQVVGGERLDRAAASMSLPEKLQVMKDAALAMHEAHRLGVIHRDLKPSNILVERGEDGRCFPVIMDFGLAYEVSHGHGLTVTGALMGTPSYMAPEQARGELRSIDRRSDVYSLGATLYELLAGEAPFTDTTLVDTLNKVLHEEPPPLRSRVPQLESDLEIIVLKCLNKEPSQRYPSARALAEDLARFIDGEPILGRRPSLMYRLRRRARKHRALVGVSAASLATILVLSAFGVRSWLEARRTQQQSEERARLAEQLGQQVKEIEWFLRTTYALPLHDTSQEQQLVRERMAGISARQHELDAHGQGLVHHALGRGYLAMHEFENAHQELTRARERGIDSPELHYALGRVLGELFHQAMEETRRGGDAAWVAEQQRALEKQYLEPALQSLERSRGIDLESPRYLEGLIALYRREYDVAEQAAAEAIARAPWVYEARKLAGDVAYARAMERLERGEYDAARERLLEADRLYAQAVESGRSDAWNYEALSQVWLQQAEIDKRQGRSRKESVERALEAADKGIQAAALRSSSHTQKAYVLMHWYRVMNFERGGQEPKPILSQWLATASRAVELDARNAHAYDTLGYAWFMRGLQEAWERQDPSRSWDEATAMLTRALELEPDYLWGLNDLGLVQRWRGNYQREHGQDPTQAYAEAERHFRRAAASDPKYLFAHSNLVDLYNAMASYRLSRGLDPEAEVQKALEAGQQAFAIDKNLYSALNHVASAELTRARYLVDTQADPRPAIARAFQHLDQSLSINAKAGRTSFYRALGHLLLALHALKEERDPATALEAGRQALAESLRNDPRCADCRILHARLSLTEADQAKRQGRPVLPHLRQALAEAQQAVKMYPYYESHLELARAWWKLARALPPREAVNAVTEGLGQTQLALQLDPNLAHAHALRGALLLERARTERQTEARRDAARESKAALARAFELNPLLRWQYEDTAREAEAMGSPPG
- a CDS encoding ADYC domain-containing protein, giving the protein MTTITKLVAVVLMASGVSGCHWLFPKKDPATTSSVLPINDCGISNCGLSMATANLDATECPTGQCDPDGNGLGIYVVEGGNYCFKDEGSGRLGFCPEAFVNTPNGPVLKGRSAASGNMRFEQYTLGATVDGQSAKVLSINGAGSALSITYSLQGSQRTAMGADLSRVTLQLIAGTAGTRYELSVKPEGVSPESIHGYKVQYRSVFAGKPGIWAQHCLRQDQSPDVVSFLPGRTINGMNAAVTTDGLVTTMGCGSGAIVTCLNWGYKPWEPQTAQSDERRSYVYGACLQAKRAAYFVRFNDLKSYTATGTPILKRDQYGFGHSQDPIDERNIEALWSPGGALCLTEEHRRHKQDIPIGNYHGLKPCGSPLEWTPDAKLATAQPQP
- a CDS encoding trypsin-like serine peptidase → MTIKRFGVACIASLALGACGTEELDSSTSEPVTSTQEQTLEVPADWIGHQLGLSAPRLRPVEKVTRFAQLQPGELPAIRKIEPQLGLEKPGGQIRTMGPDGTIYEVVVPEADLARVGFELRQRNLTGSSFPSEAPRSESGWSNGIDSRARSVNTASDWPRDTIGVVSPNGSSWCTGTLFEDRLVLTAFHCLWDGYGNWVGGAQFRAGQDGTTQPYAAVDHTWKYWDQGFVDNECHKWKVTGYRQVCEKYDWAVLVLGTTPRSSTGVAPGYMGVYYNSSDSGVSSYTKYHYGYPGCGSGGAPAGCVNNSMWGQSFACTTGSFFNSVNGWNRNFYHGCDMSGGHSGGPLYSWSPGSNGPYLLATNIAESCTGSDCTGTTPNIAFRIDQWLGDLMMYWRSIY